A genomic region of Cryptococcus gattii WM276 chromosome F, complete sequence contains the following coding sequences:
- a CDS encoding Bromodomain and PHD finger-containing protein 3, putative (Similar to TIGR gene model, INSD accession AAW44024.1), whose amino-acid sequence MTLHDLPKVSFTLITDDPSILHPAGVQSEQSRSYGYNDFSDFERPEHYIRYIEPIESELAVQVEYDMDEQDQAWLDTYNAERKKDQCGPISYEIFEIIMDKLEKEWFNLSKRIPQPQQQLAPEDSKCSICDDGEGENSNAIVFCDGCNLAVHQDCYGVPYIPEGQWLCRKCTVSPENPVSCIFCPNEGGAFKQTTTGHWAHLLCAIWIPETTLGNSIYMEPVESVELVPKGRWKLVCSLCKERIGACIQCENRNCFTAFHVTCARQLGLLQSMKSLTTDGTLHAYCHKHMPLDEPRDQEVEDVEEEDDEWEESPRNHHARTNTKSKTQYSKSQTSKSHSIPMAKRPAQPLVTPVTKKSAQAHSKSFRPGPPIVPKMIVNRILEYVGKVQLRKKPQVIEKICRYWSLKREARRGAPLLKRLHLEPWTASTASRTQTESEKAQKLKFLQMLRNDLEKVRMLADLVRKREKEKLRQVQVIKDVVDRFIFPCSERLRVTLERISAMDRREMFLNPVTPAEAPDYFDIVQEPMCWLYIDEKLEKNAYIDVADFKRDIMLVLDNAMLYNAKDTSFHRAASKLKTSAQPLLNELDSITTSHQSMFTESLMPSDLPVGDLEPALSHILPFFEGITVSSQPEEPQDLLTSLFTTELEPPKPPTPTPSPPPQPKQYRRPTKEEKQKKWDAIVKERREKGLGRSTRGTEKLTREFEEEAGLSTAATPRENSTSVPLEGGGMDMDHDGRAVRRSTRNSLGGASPAVSTPRSAPRQRRKKSAQVPVTEAPSRSDSSTSTILPPTRQQRGVIGLEPLPLLTAKERLEQERALDLTTNEVGAADQFKRFNIGWVLPEGTKRKRSQNATSGGAVSTIPRASKNSAPRARGKKNEASPPAAPPTSKSKSRSRKSTQDINVIHEEDENEMKVATPRRSDKDNAVDTADDESDLSPPPTSLPGSAAPSPRVTRSIAKSPNGRGSDIESDDDDQLQTEKAKPDLEGQEDQETVLRSTKRKVKNSIETPAKANKRLKSTQAEDEKVAKAPRKGKMKIKTLYPPGTLVWAKIHTFPFFPAEIVDLIDDRDEVPDAVLNEETASRAAAKNVNKDVWLVRFFDARSSYGWITGDRLDELGEDENVDAMYLAGKDREGKSKGFKTSSLKRACRKGYRDALNSMESSAAEGGKREK is encoded by the exons ATGACCCTTCACGACCTCCCAAAGGTCTCATTCACTCTCATCACAGACGATCCATCCATTCTCCACCCAGCAGGCGTCCAGTCT GAGCAAAGCAGATCGTACGGAT ACAATGACTTCTCTGATTTTGAAAGACCGGAGCATTACATTCGGTATATAG AACCTATTGAGTCAGAGTTGGCAGTGCAGGTCGAATATGACATGGACGAACAAG ACCAAGCATGGTTAGATACTTATAACGCCGAACGAAAGAAAGACCAATGTGGACCCATCTCATACGAAATATTCGAGATTATCATGGACAagctggagaaggagtGGTTTAACTTG TCTAAGCGAATACCGCAGCCGCAACAGCAGCTGGCGCCTGAAGACTCTAAATGCTCCATATGCGATgatggagagggagaaaACTCGAACGCGATAGTGTTCTGTGACGGATGTAATTTAGCGGTCCATCAAG ATTGTTACGGTGTGCCGTATATCCCAGAGGGCCAGTGGCTTTGTCGAAAATGTACAGTCTCTCCTGAAAACCCGGTA TCTTGCATATTTTGTCCTAATGAAGGCGGAGCTTTCAAACAAACTACCACTGGACACTGGGCTCATTTGCTGTGCGCAATCTGGATACCAGAGACCACTCTAGGAAATTCCATATATATGGAACCAGTCGAGTCAGTGGAGTTGGTGCCGAAGGGCAGATGGAAGCTG GTCTGTTCATTGTGCAAAGAGAGAATCGGAGCTTGCATTCAGTGTGAAAATCGGAATTGTTTCACGGCCTTCCATGTGACTTGCGCAAGACAGTTGGGTTTATTGCAAAGCATGAAATCATTAACGACTGACGGTACTCTCCATGCGTACTGTCATAAGCACATGCCT TTGGATGAACCAAGGGATCAGGAAGTGGAGGATgtcgaggaagaagacgatgaATGGGAAGAGTCACCTCGTAACCATCACGCCCGTACCAATACGAAATCCAAAACTCAGTATTCTAAGTCCCAAACATCCAAATCTCATTCCATACCTATGGCAAAACGCCCTGCTCAACCATTGGTGACACCTGTCACAAAAAAGTCCGCCCAAGCGCACTCCAAATCGTTTCGTCCTGGGCCACCCATCGTTCCGAAAATGATCGTGAATAGAATACTAGAGTACGTTGGGAAAGTTcagttgaggaagaagccGCAGGTCATCGAGAAGATATGCAGATATTGGAGTTTGAAAAGAGAAGCGAGAAGAGGAGCACCATTATTGAAGAGGTTGCATCTTGAG CCTTGGACAGCATCCACAGCCTCTAGGACTCAGACCGAGTCCGAAAAGGCTCAAAAGCTGAAGTTTTTACAGATGCTTCGAAACGATCTTGAAAAGGTGCGCATGCTTGCGGATCTCGTTCGGAAAcgggaaaaagaaaagtTGCGACAAGTACAAGTTATCAAAGATGTGGTAGATCGATTCATCTTTCCATGTAGCGAGAGATTGAGGGTGACTTTGGAGAGAATATCTGC AATGGATCGACGCGAGATGTTTTTAAACCCAGTCACCCCAGCGGAAGCACCTGACTATTTCGATATCGTCCAAGAACCCATGTGTTGGTTGTATATAGACGAGAAGCTGGAAAAAAACGCTTATATCGATGTCGCAGATTTCAAG CGTGATATCATGCTTGTGCTCGACAATGCCATGTTATACAACGCCAAAGATACATCTTTTCATCGTGCGGCATCCAAGCTCAAAACTTCTGCTCAGCCGCTTTTGAATGAGCTTGATTCTATCACAACATCCCATCAATCCATGTTTACAGAATCTCTCATGCCATCTGACCTCCCAGTTGGGGACCTCGAGCCTGCCTTGTCACACATACTTCCCTTTTTCGAAGGAATCACTGTCTCTTCACAACCTGAGGAACCTCAAGACCTCCTGACATCCCTCTTTACAACCGAGCTTGAACCTCCTAAGCCTCCTACACCAACACCATCACCTCCCCCTCAGCCCAAACAATACCGTAGGCCTACAAAGGAAGAGAAACAGAAGAAGTGGGATGCGATAGTAAAGGAAAGACGAGAGAAGGGACTGGGAAGGTCTACTAGGGGAACGGAGAAGTTAACAAGGGAATtcgaagaagaggcggGGCTGAGTACGGCGGCTACACCAAGGGAGAACAGCACATCTGTGCCACtggaaggaggaggaatggaTATGGATCACGATGGCAGAGCTGTGCGTAGAAGCACACGAAATTCACTTGGAGGCGCATCTCCTGCGGTTAGCACTCCTAGATCTGCCCCAAGACAACGAAGGAAGAAGTCGGCCCAAGTACCCGTTACAGAAGCGCCTTCTAGGTCAGATAGCTCGACTTCCACCATTCTCCCTCCGACTCGGCAGCAGCGTGGCGTCATCGGTCTTGAGCCTTTGCCTCTTCTTACTGCTAAAGAACGTTTGGAACAAGAACGTGCTCTTGATCTCACCACCAATGAGGTTGGTGCAGCAGACCAGTTCAAGAGGTTCAATATTGGATGGGTTCTGCCGGAAGGCacgaaaaggaaaaggagtCAAAATGCGACGAGCGGTGGTGCAGTTAGTACTATTCCACGCGCATCGAAGAACTCAGCACCACGCGCAAGAGGTAAGAAAAATGAAGCAAGTCCACCTGCGGCGCCCCCGACGTCCAAATCAAAATCTAGGTCAAGGAAGAGTACACAAGATATCAATGTTATCCAtgaggaagacgagaaTGAGATGAAGGTCGCTACCCCCCGAAGGTCTGATAAAGATAATGCCGTCGACACCGCCGATGACGAGAGCGATCTTTCACCCCCTCCCACAAGTTTGCCTGGATCCGCAGCTCCAAGTCCAAGAGTAACGCGAAGCATTGCTAAGTCGCCTAATGGACGCGGATCCGATATCGAGagcgatgatgatgaccAGCTGCAGACTGAAAAAGCGAAGCCGGATCTggaaggacaagaagatCAAGAGACAGTTCTGCGAAGCACCAAACGAAAAGTCAAAAATAGTATTGAAACCCCTGCCAAAGCGAATAAAAGGTTGAAATCCACGCAGGCTGAAGACGAAAAGGTGGCAAAGGCCCcaaggaaaggaaaaatGAAGATAAAAACCCTTTATCCACCTGGAACACTAG TCTGGGCTAAAA TCCACACATTCCCGTTTTTCCCTGCCGAGATTGTCGATCTAATTGACGACCGCGATGAAGTCCCTGATGCCGTGCTGAACGAGGAGACTGCCTCTCGCGCTGCTGCCAAAAATGTGAATAAAGACGTATGGCTGGTGAGATTCTTCGACGCGAGATCCAGTTACGGATGGATAACTGGGGACAGGCTCGACGAGCttggagaggatgaaaaCGTCGATGCCATGTATCTGGCAGGCAAGGACagggaagggaaaagcAAAGGATTTAAGACATCTAGCCTGAAGAGGGCTTGTAGGAAGGGCTATCG TGATGCTCTCAATAGCATGGAGAGCAGCGCCGCTGAAGgtgggaagagagagaaatAA
- a CDS encoding Hypothetical protein (Similar to TIGR gene model, INSD accession AAW44021.1; CNF02290), giving the protein MRERKSKMPETVLAGVEVPSLRRTRSAKSKTQAKVSQDEWAEETLASSMNKRTKGARGNPSLERESDEGNEVTPRKRTRGATGNTMGKANKLSDSDEKSTSRKRKIRAGGRTSSGKETWVEGKAAEKTFESVTQKCSKRSPALSSSMSPLPSSPEPNAETPKRAKVKHSFRDDPVVGNEAAPSGHSQRQSMLDTEMNGLHPILGPQLNGKTKGKGKNKEKKKIREPSLSLELSDVELDEQTLEAFIDFVDHLPEKKDTEEGAEGSDAEEEFVPTPLPQNLKINDFIFTKYPSGYYLSQLISYHPAQDRKDQEEGKDYCTVKDANGVVHEKMKLSDLITKDDERIATCKSVEYRGPEFKNDAHIRPPTPEAEHPVASTSSLPTPSPTQPSQPPPMNPSVFIDLDRVEQLRLIRPHLQLILSEAYPPAQWRIDKFFGSAQDRSALSHVVRYGDISDAEVDEVLVPELLRWSLRGERWTRNEVNRRNRPPEPPRPKGSERYNALPLSEIRNFVCDVLLPETIIELCIRSIEKESLLDALKKQKKLIDIDDEDIEEDMRALSDISSLPSDTDSENENTPTHEEPAKQRFGSQGTIISAAASKPIAESEVQASTTGTGPQPTPPASSSFSSDLLYGTQQPSLDTDALLNTSLQGDPSSSAQSIPEAISEEQLLYRGALQYLSDLSNSSTTNVWETEEARFKYYRREMRKKLNLPEEGLSKEERKKWEEERAFNELKDLMMGKKFQRKRMTKTSSFADMDSD; this is encoded by the exons ATGCGCGAAAGAAAGAGTAAAATGCCGGAAACCGTTCTAGCTGGCGTCGAAGTCCCTTCTCTCCGACGGACGAGGAGCGCAAAGAGCAAAACTCAAGCCAAAGTATCCCAGGACGAATGGGCGGAGGAAACTCTGGCATCTTCCATGAATAAGAGGACCAAAGGAGCAAGGGGGAATCCAAGTCTGGAGCGAGAGTCAGATGAGGGGAACGAGGTTACCCCTCGGAAAAGGACCAGGGGTGCAACGGGCAACACCATGGGGAAGGCAAACAAACTTTCTGATTCGGACGAGAAATCCACTTcgagaaaaagaaagatTCGAGCTGGCGGTCGAACTAGTTCAGGCAAGGAAACCTGGGTTGAAGGCAAAGCTGCTGAGAAGACTTTCGAGTCTGTTACTCAAAAATGCTCCAAACGCTCGCCTGcactttcttcttcaatgTCTCCATTACCATCTTCGCCTGAGCCTAACGCCGAAACTCCTAAAAGAGCTAAAGTCAAGCATTCATTTAGGGACGATCCCGTTGTGGGAAATGAGGCAGCTCCCTCTGGTCATTCTCAACGACAAAGCATGCTTGATACTGAAATGAATGGCCTCCACCCCATTCTCGGACCACAGTTGAATGGCAAGACCAAAGGCAAGGGAAAGAAcaaagaaaagaagaagatacGTGAACCTTCTTTATCGTTGGAACTCTCAGACGTTGAATTGGATGAACAAACCTTGGAAGCTTTTATCGACTTTGTCGACCACCTTCCCGAGAAAAAGGATACGGAGGAAGGTGCGGAAGGATCAGACGCTGAAGAAGAATTCGTACCCACGCCTTTGCCTCAAAA CTTGAAAATCAATGACTTTATCTTCACCAAATACCCCAGTGGGTATTATCTCTCACAACTCATTTCATATCATCCGGCGCAGGATCGGAAGGATCAAGAAGAGGGGAAGGATTACTGCACTGTCAAAGATGCGAATGGCGTCGTGCATGAAAAGATGAAGCTGTCAGATTTGATCACTAAAGATGATGAACGAATTGCGACGTGCAAG TCCGTGGAATACCGTGGTCCAGAGTTCAAGAATGATGCCCATATTCGCCCACCTACCCCTGAAGCAGAACATCCTGTCGCTAGCACTTCTTCCCTGCCCACACCGTCTCCTACCCAACCTAGTCAGCCTCCACCTATGAATCCATCTGTTTTCATCGATCTCGATCGCGTCGAACAACTGCGATTGATTCGCCCTCATCTCCAACTCATTCTGAGCGAAGCATACCCACCCGCTCAATGGCGAATCGACAAGTTTTTTGGCAGTGCCCAAGATCGTTCCGCGCTGTCGCATGTGGTGAGATACGGTGATATCTCGGATGCAGAGGTGGATGAAGTACTAGTCCCGGAGTTACTACGGTGGAGTCTaagaggagagagatggaCGCGAAATGAAGTCAACAGAAGAAATCGACCACCCGAGCCTCCCAGACCGAAAGGCAGTGAACGATATAACGCACTCCCTCTCTCGGAAATACGCAACTTTGTTTGCGATGTTCTTCTTCCCGAAACCATCATCGAACTTTGCATTAGATCTATCGAAAAGGAGTCCTTGCTGGACGCTTTGAAGAAGCAGAAAAAACTTATCGACatcgatgatgaggatATCGAAGAGGATATGCGTGCATTGTCAGACATATCCTCTCTGCCATCTGACACTGATTCAGAAAATGAAAACACGCCGACTCACGAGGAACCAGCAAAGCAACGGTTCGGCTCACAAGGAACAATAATATCGGCCGCTGCGTCAAAACCTATTGCTGAATCTGAAGTGCAGGCATCTACGACCGGCACTGGTCCTCAACCTACCCCGCCAgcctcatcttcattctcttcaGACCTCTTATATGGCACCCAACAGCCATCCCTCGACACCGATGCCCTTCTTAATACTTCATTGCAGGGCGACCCGTCTTCCTCTGCGCAATCTATCCCCGAAGCTATATCTGAAGAACAGCTACTTTATCGTGGCGCATTACAGTACCTTTCCGATCTATCGAATTCATCCACAACCAATGTCTGGGAAACAGAAGAAGCCCGTTTCAAATACTATCGGAGGGAGATGCGGAAAAAGCTTAATCTACCGGAAGAAGGGTTAAGTaaggaggaaagaaagaaatgGGAAGAGGAGCGGGCCTTCAATGAACTGAAGGACTTAATGATGGGGAAAAAATTCcaaagaaaaaggatgACGAAAACGAGTAGTTTTGCAGATATGGACTCTGACTAG
- a CDS encoding ATP synthase alpha chain, mitochondrial precursor, putative (Similar to TIGR gene model, INSD accession AAW44019.1), with translation MRAAIRNSLRGAVAQTARARVAPLAVRTYATAKPAASEVSSILEGRIAGASAGGDVQETGRVLTIGDGIARVYGLRNVQAEEMVEFSSGVRGMCLNLEADNVGVTIFGNDRLIKEGDTVKRTGQIVDVPVGPGLLGRVVDALGNPIDGKGPIKAAGRTKAQLKAPGILPRRSVHEPMQTGLKSVDSLVPIGRGQRELIIGDRQTGKSAVAIDTILNQKKWNDGADESKKLYCVYVAVGQKRSTVAQLVQTLEQNDAMKYSIIVAATASEAAPLQYLAPFSGCAMGEWFRDNGKHALIIYDDLSKQAVAYRQMSLLLRRPPGREAYPGDVFYLHSRLLERAAKMNADYGAGSLTALPIIETQGGDVSAYIPTNVISITDGQIFLEAELFFKGVRPAINVGLSVSRVGSAAQTKLMKSVAGSLKLYLAQYREVAAFAQFGSDLDASTRYLLNRGARLTELLKQPQYSPMPTEVMAPLIYAGVNGMLDKIPVEKITAWEKSFTELLKSQHGALLEKLSGGVLTKEIEEEMKKIIDGHVADFIA, from the exons ATGCGCGCCGCTATCAGGAACTCCCTCAGGGGTGCTGTCGCCCAGACC GCCCGAGCCCGTGTCGCTCCTCTTGCTGTCAGGACCTACGCTACCGCCAAGCCTG CTGCTTCCGAGGTTTCTTCCATCCTCGAGGGCCGAATCGCTGGCGCTTCTGCCGGTGGTGACGTCCAGGAGACTGGTCGTGTCCTTACCATTGGTGACGGTATCGCCCGTGTCTACGGTCTCCGAAACGTCCAGGCCGAGGAAATGGTTGAGTTCTCTTCCGGTGTCCGAGGCATGTGCTTGAACTTGGAAGCCGACAACGTCGGTGTTACTATCTTCGGTAACGACAGGTTGATCAAGGAGGGTGACACTGTCAAGCGAACTGGTCAAATTGTCGATGTTCCCGTTGGTCCCGGTCTTCTCGGCCGAGTTGTCGACGCTTTGGGTAACCCCATCGACGGCAAGGGCCCTATCAAGGCTGCAGGCAGGACTAAGGCCCAGCTCAAGGCCCCTGGTATTCTTCCCCGACGATCCGTCCACGAGCCCATGCAGACTGGTCTTAAGTCTGTCGACTCTTTGGTCCCT ATTGGTCGTGGTCAGCGAGAGCTTATCATTGGTGACCGTCAGACTGGTAAATCCGCTGTCGCCATTGACACCATTCTTAACCAGAAGAAGTGGAACGACGGTGCCGACGAGTCCAAGAAGCTCTACTGTGTCTACGTTGCCGTTGGCCAGAAGCGATCTACCGTCGCTCAGCTCGTCCAGACCCTTGAGCAGAACGATGCCATGAAGTACTCCATCATTGTCGCTGCTACCGCCTCTGAGGCTGCTCCCCTCCAGTACCTTGCTCCCTTCTCTGGTTGCGCCATGGGCGAGTGGTTCCGTGACAACGGCAAGCACGCTTTGATCATCTACGATGACTTGTCCAAGCAGGCCGTTGCCTACCGACAGATGTCTTTGCTTCTTCGACGACCCCCTGGTCGTGAGGCTTACCCCGGTGAC GTTTTCTACCTCCACTCTCGTCTTCTCGAGCGTGCCGCCAAGATGAACGCCGACTACGGAGCTGGTTCCCTCACTGCCCTCCCCATCATTGAGACCCAGGGTGGTGACGTGTCTGCCTACATTCCCACCAACGTTATTTCCATTACCGACGGTCAGATCTTCTTGGAAGCTGAGCTTTTCTTCAAGGGTGTCCGACCCGCTATCAACGTCGGCT TGTCCGTCTCTCGAGTCGGTTCCGCCGCCCAGACCAAGCTTATGAAGTCCGTCGCCGGTTCTCTTAAGCTCTACCTTGCTCAGTACCGAGAAGTCGCTGCCTTCGCTCAGTTCGGTTCTGACCTTGACGCTTCTACCCGATACCTCCTTAACCGAGGTGCTCGTCTCACTGAGCTCCTTAAGCAGCCCCAGTACAGCCC TATGCCCACCGAGGTCATGGCTCCTCTTATCTACGCTGGTGTTAACGGTATGCTCGACAAGATCCCCGTCGAGAAGATTACCGCTTGGGAGAAGTCCTT CACTGAGCTCCTCAAGTCTCAGCACGGTGCTCTCCTCGAGAAGCTCAGTGGTGGTGTCTTGACCAAGGAGATcgaggaggagatgaagaagatcaTCGATGGCCACGTCGCCGACTTCATCGCTTAG